One window from the genome of Streptomyces sp. NBC_00708 encodes:
- a CDS encoding metal-dependent phosphohydrolase — translation MTLGARAAALLLAVAGLGYTLWRGVHDPGHALAFGALITIGELARWGSLPGEREPAPLGAAGALAYALLGRSGGEPTSHGVLQVVAVLAAAQLVASVPQLARGDGPDADQVARRLLTVTFVAVCFQPLYNAGRCERWFGDGPYYAAFLLLLLGLAALCDAVLAALLLRARTLPRGSRAAPAPYGPLLRDELRALTGIGSAVCATGAVMALGVAAAGLWALPVLCVPLLLTQFSFRRFAAVRTTYRQTIASLARSTEIAGYTPHGHARRVAELCTAVGREMGLTGPELTVLEYAALMHDIGQLSLVDPVPDGATALLPASEQRRIALLGGAVVRQTGVDAKVAVVVERQADPYREQPLSARIVRAVNAYDDLCGESLSGPLGALEQLRLGTGHDYQPQVVESLARVLARGGLTPVPLG, via the coding sequence GTGACCCTGGGGGCGCGCGCCGCCGCCCTGCTGCTCGCCGTCGCCGGGCTCGGATACACCCTCTGGCGCGGCGTCCACGACCCGGGGCACGCCCTCGCCTTCGGCGCCCTCATCACCATCGGCGAGCTGGCCCGCTGGGGCTCCCTGCCGGGGGAGCGGGAACCCGCGCCGCTCGGGGCCGCCGGGGCCCTCGCGTACGCCCTGCTCGGGCGCAGCGGCGGGGAGCCCACCAGCCACGGGGTGCTCCAGGTGGTCGCCGTGCTGGCCGCCGCCCAGCTCGTCGCCTCGGTGCCGCAGCTGGCGCGGGGCGACGGACCGGACGCCGACCAGGTGGCCCGGCGGCTGCTCACCGTGACCTTCGTGGCGGTCTGCTTCCAGCCGCTGTACAACGCCGGACGCTGCGAGCGATGGTTCGGCGACGGTCCGTACTACGCGGCCTTCCTGCTCCTGCTGCTCGGGCTGGCCGCCCTGTGCGACGCCGTCCTCGCGGCTCTCCTGCTGCGCGCCCGCACCCTGCCGCGCGGCTCGCGCGCCGCCCCCGCCCCGTACGGGCCGCTCCTGCGCGACGAGCTGCGGGCCCTGACCGGCATCGGCTCGGCCGTCTGCGCGACCGGCGCGGTCATGGCGCTCGGGGTGGCCGCCGCCGGGCTGTGGGCGCTGCCCGTGCTCTGCGTACCGCTGCTGCTCACCCAGTTCTCGTTCCGCCGCTTCGCCGCCGTGCGCACCACGTACCGGCAGACCATCGCCTCGCTGGCCCGGTCCACCGAGATCGCCGGCTACACCCCGCACGGCCACGCCCGCCGGGTGGCGGAGCTGTGCACGGCCGTCGGGCGCGAGATGGGGCTGACCGGTCCCGAGCTGACCGTCCTGGAGTACGCGGCGCTGATGCACGACATCGGCCAGCTCTCGCTGGTCGACCCGGTGCCGGACGGGGCGACGGCCCTGCTGCCGGCCTCCGAGCAGCGGCGGATCGCGCTGCTCGGCGGTGCGGTGGTCCGGCAGACCGGGGTGGACGCGAAGGTCGCCGTCGTGGTGGAACGGCAGGCCGACCCCTATCGCGAGCAGCCGCTGTCCGCCAGGATCGTCCGGGCGGTGAACGCATACGACGACCTGTGCGGGGAAAGTCTCTCCGGGCCGCTGGGTGCGCTGGAACAGCTCAGGCTCGGAACCGGGCACGACTACCAGCCGCAGGTGGTGGAATCGCTGGCCCGGGTTCTGGCCCGGGGCGGTCTGACCCCCGTCCCCCTTGGGTAA
- the def gene encoding peptide deformylase, producing the protein MAQQETDEQVSVDEEGFLIDTEDCEARETAHRERGTSRPITVVGNPVLHKECKDVTAFDDELAALIDDMFASQRTAEGVGLAANQIGVDLKVFVYDCPDDDGVRHVGAICNPVLEELPPEARVLDDSNEGCLSVPTAYASLARPDYAVVRGQDAEGNPVRVRGTGYFARCLQHETDHLYGYLYIDRLSKRDRKDALRQMAENTPRYEVVPND; encoded by the coding sequence ATGGCGCAGCAGGAGACGGACGAGCAGGTCAGCGTCGACGAGGAGGGCTTCCTCATCGACACCGAGGACTGTGAGGCGCGCGAGACGGCCCACCGCGAGCGCGGCACCTCCCGCCCGATCACGGTCGTCGGCAACCCGGTCCTGCACAAGGAGTGCAAGGACGTCACCGCGTTCGACGACGAGCTGGCCGCGCTGATCGACGACATGTTCGCGAGCCAGCGGACGGCCGAGGGCGTCGGCCTGGCCGCCAACCAGATCGGCGTGGACCTCAAGGTCTTCGTCTACGACTGCCCGGACGACGACGGTGTCCGGCACGTGGGCGCGATCTGCAACCCGGTCCTGGAGGAGCTGCCGCCCGAGGCGCGGGTGCTGGACGACTCCAACGAGGGCTGCCTCTCCGTCCCGACGGCGTATGCCTCGCTGGCCCGCCCGGACTACGCCGTGGTGCGCGGCCAGGACGCCGAGGGCAACCCCGTGCGGGTGCGCGGCACCGGCTACTTCGCGCGCTGCCTCCAGCACGAGACGGACCACCTGTACGGCTACCTGTACATCGACCGGCTCTCCAAGCGCGACCGCAAGGACGCGCTGCGGCAGATGGCGGAGAACACCCCGCGCTACGAGGTCGTCCCGAACGACTGA
- a CDS encoding D-Ala-D-Ala carboxypeptidase family metallohydrolase translates to MIRRSARLLLGLVMTMAFALGGAVVTAGTAQADGCYTWTRTLSPGATGNDVTQLQIRVAGYPGYNSVLAIDGSYGPATTAAVKRFQAAYGLAADGIAGPATQAKIYALQDNDCTPAHFTYAELNRCNSTWSGGAVSAATAKANALSTMWKLEALRHALGDRPITINSGFRSTSCNSAVGGASNSRHLYGDAADLGGIAFCTLAKEARNHGFNGILGPGYPDHNDHVHVNQGPSHYWSAPNCGI, encoded by the coding sequence GTGATCAGACGTTCCGCACGACTCCTGCTCGGCCTTGTCATGACCATGGCTTTCGCCCTGGGCGGGGCCGTGGTCACCGCCGGCACCGCACAGGCCGACGGCTGCTACACCTGGACCCGCACGCTGAGTCCGGGCGCCACCGGCAACGACGTCACCCAGCTCCAGATCCGGGTCGCCGGATATCCCGGGTACAACTCCGTCCTCGCCATCGACGGCTCGTACGGGCCCGCCACCACCGCCGCCGTCAAGCGCTTCCAGGCCGCCTACGGGCTGGCCGCCGACGGCATCGCGGGCCCCGCCACCCAGGCCAAGATCTACGCCCTCCAGGACAACGACTGCACCCCGGCGCACTTCACGTACGCCGAGCTGAACCGCTGCAACAGCACCTGGTCCGGCGGCGCGGTCTCGGCCGCCACGGCCAAGGCCAACGCGCTGAGCACCATGTGGAAGCTGGAGGCCCTGCGCCACGCGCTCGGTGACCGGCCCATCACCATCAACAGCGGTTTCCGCTCGACGTCCTGCAACAGTGCCGTCGGCGGCGCGTCCAACAGCCGCCATCTGTACGGCGACGCGGCCGACCTCGGCGGGATCGCCTTCTGCACCCTCGCCAAGGAGGCCCGCAACCACGGGTTCAACGGGATTCTCGGCCCGGGGTACCCGGACCACAACGACCATGTCCACGTGAACCAGGGCCCGAGCCACTACTGGTCGGCGCCCAACTGCGGTATCTGA
- a CDS encoding family 20 glycosylhydrolase, with protein sequence MDMRKARRRTIGAVVAALAATLLPWQTAAAEEAPAAPPEVLPTLRQWQPGSGEFVLTDRARIVLDGVRERRTADDAARFAGELEGRAQVSRGRARAGDIVLRQEASLKGSLGAEGYRLEVGDRVTVTAATSAGVFYGSRTVLQLLNDDGRAARGSATDVPAYRERGVGVCACYINVSLPWFERLMKDMASQKLNQLWIEAKVRSDTDPESAFWGYYTKPQIRSLVAMAKKYHIDLVPEINSPGHMDTYLENHPELQLKDKDGVASPPRLDISRPEALTYYTSMVDEALKVWDTRTWHMGADEYMIGSSYPDYPQLQAAATAKFGASATPDDLFVDFINRVNAHVKAQGRSLRIWNDGLMGRNALVPLDRDITVEHWLGGGAIQQPSALLAEGRPVMNSAYALYLVRGGYTTKTQELYESDWTPLRFEGQTLPATAANLTGAKISLWPDSAAAETENEVEAKTFMPLRFLAQATWGGPKPSPTYAGFEALARRIGHAPGWENTDRAPLADGTYRLTSGAKALAPAADSGVALVRGSRAAWTLTATADGYYTVRSADGLCLDAVRGKKYLGAPLEVGAELSLGTCAAGSRTQRWQLDAGHGTLVLRNAISQLRLTERSSDGAAVQTTGGTPLRAAS encoded by the coding sequence ATGGACATGCGGAAGGCAAGACGAAGGACCATCGGGGCCGTGGTGGCCGCGCTCGCCGCCACTCTGCTGCCCTGGCAGACCGCCGCGGCCGAGGAGGCCCCGGCCGCGCCACCGGAGGTGCTGCCCACGCTGCGCCAGTGGCAGCCGGGCAGCGGGGAGTTCGTGCTCACCGACCGGGCCCGGATCGTGCTGGACGGCGTGCGCGAGCGGCGTACGGCGGACGACGCGGCCCGGTTCGCCGGGGAGCTGGAGGGCCGGGCGCAGGTTTCCCGGGGCCGGGCGCGCGCCGGTGACATCGTGCTGCGCCAGGAGGCCTCGCTGAAGGGCTCGCTGGGGGCGGAGGGCTACCGGCTGGAGGTCGGTGACCGGGTCACGGTCACGGCGGCCACCTCGGCGGGCGTGTTCTACGGTTCGCGCACGGTGCTGCAGCTGCTCAACGACGACGGGCGGGCCGCGCGCGGCTCGGCGACCGACGTGCCCGCGTACCGGGAGCGCGGAGTCGGGGTCTGCGCCTGCTACATCAACGTCTCGCTGCCGTGGTTCGAGCGGCTGATGAAGGACATGGCGTCCCAGAAGCTCAACCAGCTCTGGATCGAGGCGAAGGTCAGGAGCGACACCGACCCGGAGTCGGCGTTCTGGGGGTACTACACCAAGCCGCAGATCCGCTCGCTCGTCGCGATGGCGAAGAAGTACCACATCGACCTGGTGCCGGAGATCAACTCCCCCGGCCATATGGACACCTATCTGGAGAACCACCCCGAGCTCCAGCTGAAGGACAAGGACGGCGTCGCCTCCCCGCCCCGTCTGGACATCTCCCGGCCCGAGGCGCTGACGTACTACACATCCATGGTCGACGAGGCCCTGAAGGTGTGGGACACCCGCACCTGGCACATGGGCGCCGACGAGTACATGATCGGCTCCTCCTACCCGGACTATCCGCAGCTCCAGGCGGCGGCGACCGCGAAGTTCGGCGCCTCGGCCACCCCCGACGACCTGTTCGTGGACTTCATCAACCGGGTCAACGCCCATGTGAAGGCCCAGGGCCGTTCGCTGCGGATCTGGAACGACGGGCTGATGGGCCGCAACGCGCTCGTCCCGCTGGACCGTGACATCACCGTCGAGCACTGGCTCGGCGGCGGCGCCATCCAGCAGCCGTCCGCCCTGCTCGCCGAGGGCCGCCCGGTGATGAACTCCGCCTACGCGCTGTACCTGGTGCGCGGCGGCTACACCACCAAGACCCAGGAGCTGTACGAGAGCGACTGGACGCCCCTGCGCTTCGAGGGCCAGACGCTGCCCGCCACGGCGGCGAACCTGACCGGCGCGAAAATCAGCCTGTGGCCGGACAGCGCGGCGGCGGAGACCGAGAACGAGGTCGAGGCGAAGACGTTCATGCCGCTGCGCTTCCTCGCCCAGGCCACCTGGGGCGGCCCGAAGCCCAGCCCGACGTACGCCGGTTTCGAAGCCCTGGCCCGCCGCATCGGGCACGCCCCCGGCTGGGAGAACACCGACCGCGCCCCGCTGGCCGACGGCACCTACCGGCTGACGTCCGGCGCGAAGGCACTGGCGCCCGCCGCGGACTCCGGGGTTGCCCTGGTCCGGGGCTCCCGGGCGGCCTGGACGCTCACCGCGACCGCCGACGGCTACTACACGGTCCGCTCGGCGGACGGGCTCTGCCTGGACGCGGTGCGCGGGAAGAAGTACCTGGGCGCCCCGCTGGAGGTGGGCGCCGAACTGTCGCTCGGCACCTGTGCGGCGGGCTCACGCACCCAGCGCTGGCAGCTGGACGCCGGCCACGGGACGCTCGTCCTGCGCAACGCGATCTCGCAACTGCGCCTGACCGAGCGGTCGTCGGACGGCGCCGCGGTGCAGACGACGGGCGGGACGCCGCTGCGGGCCGCGTCGTAA
- a CDS encoding helix-turn-helix domain-containing protein: protein MLNNVAALLLDEVHPFELGVLCEVFGLDRSDEGLPVHDFAVVSAEGPELRTHAGFTISTPYGLDRLDEADLIAVPAGSHFMDREYPEEVLDALRRAVDRGARVLSVCSGAYVLGAAGLLDGRRCTTHWRHAAELARRFPKAVVEPDVLYVDEGPIISSAGTAAGIDACLHLVRQAYGPAAANTIARRMVVPPHRDGGQAQYIERPLPRTRCDTVGDTLAWMERHLDREMTVEQLAAQAHMSPRTFARRFQQETGTTPYRWLLRQRVLLAQHLLETSDETIDAIADRTGFGNAAALRHQFVRSLDTTPQAYRRTFRGPSAVTEAA from the coding sequence ATGCTGAACAATGTCGCCGCCCTGCTCCTCGATGAGGTCCATCCCTTCGAACTCGGCGTCCTGTGCGAGGTCTTCGGGCTCGACCGCAGCGACGAGGGCCTGCCCGTGCACGATTTCGCGGTGGTCTCCGCCGAGGGCCCCGAGCTGCGGACCCACGCCGGGTTCACCATCAGCACCCCGTACGGCCTCGACCGGCTGGACGAGGCCGACCTCATCGCCGTACCGGCCGGCAGCCACTTCATGGACCGGGAGTATCCCGAGGAGGTCCTCGACGCGCTGCGCCGGGCCGTGGACCGCGGCGCGCGCGTGCTGAGCGTCTGTTCCGGGGCGTACGTGCTGGGCGCGGCCGGTCTGCTGGACGGCCGGCGCTGCACCACGCACTGGCGCCATGCCGCCGAACTGGCCCGTCGCTTCCCGAAGGCCGTGGTGGAGCCGGATGTGCTGTACGTGGACGAGGGTCCGATCATCAGTTCGGCGGGGACGGCCGCGGGGATCGACGCCTGCCTGCACCTGGTCCGCCAGGCGTACGGGCCGGCCGCCGCCAACACCATCGCCCGCCGCATGGTGGTGCCGCCGCACCGGGACGGCGGGCAGGCGCAGTACATCGAGCGCCCGCTCCCGCGCACCCGGTGCGACACGGTCGGGGACACGCTGGCCTGGATGGAGCGTCACCTCGACCGCGAGATGACCGTCGAACAGCTCGCCGCCCAGGCGCACATGTCGCCGCGCACCTTCGCCCGCCGCTTCCAGCAGGAGACCGGCACCACGCCGTACCGCTGGCTGCTGCGCCAGCGCGTCCTGCTGGCCCAGCATCTGCTGGAGACATCCGATGAAACCATCGACGCCATCGCCGACCGGACCGGCTTCGGGAACGCCGCCGCGCTGCGCCATCAGTTCGTCCGCTCGCTGGACACCACGCCGCAGGCGTACCGGCGCACGTTCCGAGGTCCCTCGGCGGTCACCGAGGCGGCCTGA
- a CDS encoding ribonucleotide-diphosphate reductase subunit beta: MRYPDFYERYRDAIKNTWTVEEVDLHSDVADLAKLSPGEQHMIGRLVAFFATGDSIVSNNLVLTLYKHINSPEARLYLSRQLFEEAVHVQFYLTLLDTYLPDPDDRAAAFDAVEEIPSIREKAQFCFKWMDSVEKIERLETKADRRRFLLNLICFAACIEGLFFYGAFAYVYWFRSRGLLHGLATGTNWVFRDETMHMNFAFEVVDTVRKEEPELFDDALQQQVTDMLKEAVEAELQFGRDLCGDGLPGMNTESMREYLECVADQRLTRLGFPAVYGSQNPFSFMELQGVQELTNFFERRPSAYQVAVEGTVGFDDDF; the protein is encoded by the coding sequence ATGCGCTACCCGGACTTCTACGAGCGCTACCGGGACGCGATCAAGAACACCTGGACCGTGGAGGAGGTCGACCTCCACTCGGACGTCGCCGACCTCGCGAAGCTGTCGCCGGGTGAGCAGCACATGATCGGCCGGCTGGTGGCGTTCTTCGCGACCGGTGACTCGATCGTCTCGAACAACCTCGTGCTGACGCTGTACAAGCACATCAACTCCCCCGAGGCGCGGCTGTACCTGTCGCGGCAGCTCTTCGAGGAGGCCGTGCACGTCCAGTTCTATCTGACGCTGCTGGACACCTATCTGCCCGACCCGGACGACCGGGCGGCGGCGTTCGACGCGGTCGAGGAGATCCCCTCGATCCGGGAGAAGGCGCAGTTCTGCTTCAAGTGGATGGACTCGGTCGAGAAGATCGAGCGGCTGGAGACGAAGGCGGACCGCCGTCGCTTCCTGCTGAACCTGATCTGCTTCGCGGCGTGCATCGAGGGGCTGTTCTTCTACGGTGCCTTCGCGTACGTGTACTGGTTCCGCTCGCGCGGTCTGCTGCACGGCCTCGCCACGGGGACCAACTGGGTCTTCCGCGACGAGACCATGCACATGAACTTCGCCTTCGAGGTCGTGGACACCGTCCGCAAGGAGGAGCCGGAGCTGTTCGACGACGCCCTTCAGCAGCAGGTCACCGACATGCTGAAGGAGGCCGTCGAGGCGGAGCTGCAGTTCGGCCGCGACCTGTGCGGCGACGGGCTGCCCGGTATGAACACCGAGTCGATGCGCGAGTACCTGGAGTGCGTCGCCGACCAGCGGCTCACCCGGCTGGGCTTCCCCGCGGTGTACGGCTCGCAGAACCCGTTCTCGTTCATGGAGCTCCAGGGGGTCCAGGAGCTGACGAACTTCTTCGAACGGCGCCCGTCCGCCTACCAGGTGGCCGTCGAGGGCACGGTCGGCTTCGACGACGACTTCTAG
- a CDS encoding ribonucleoside-diphosphate reductase subunit alpha → MTIAPADPVSAAESTGTASDGPGTALLRTLTDLTADLPDTDPGRVAAAALRGRNARSDEAELRSLATEAAAGLISEDPAYSRLAARLLTRTIADEAAGQGATSFSASVAVGHREGLIADRTAAFVTLHAAALDALVERSLADGADDRFGYFGLRTLHSRYLLRHPLTRQVVETPQHFMLRVAAGLAEDESERALDEVAALYGLMSRLDYLPSSPTLFNSGTRHPQMSSCYLLDSPLDELDSIYDRYHQVARLSKHAGGIGLSYSRIRARGSLIRGTNGHSNGIVPFLKTLDASVAAVNQGGRRKGAAAVYLETWHADIEEFLELRDNTGEDQRRTHNLNLAHWIPDEFMRRVDADSSWSLFSPADVPELTDLWGDAFDAAYRAAEAKGLARKTMPARELYGRMMRTLAQTGQGWMTFKDASNRTANQTAEPGRVVHSSNLCTEILEVTDDGETAVCNLGSVNLGAFVDGGSIDWERLDATVRTAVTFLDRVVDINFYPTEQAGRSNARWRPVGLGAMGLQDVFFQLRLPFDSPEARALSTKIAERIMLAAYEASCDLAERSGPLPAWSETRAARGVLHPDHYDTEVNWPERWDALRARIATTGMRNSLLLAIAPTATIASIAGVYECIEPQVSNLFKRETLSGEFLQVNGYLVDELKRLGVWDARTREALRESNGSVQGFAWIPADVRALYRTAWEIPQRGLIDMAAARTPFLDQSQSLNLFLETPTIGKLSSMYAYAWKQGLKTTYYLRSRPATRIARAASGQASAAAPIPVQQAQAPDADAIACSLENPESCEACQ, encoded by the coding sequence GTGACCATCGCGCCAGCCGATCCGGTTTCAGCGGCCGAATCAACGGGGACCGCGAGCGACGGACCGGGCACCGCACTGCTGCGGACCCTGACCGACCTCACCGCCGACCTGCCCGACACCGACCCGGGGCGCGTCGCCGCCGCCGCCCTGCGCGGCCGCAACGCCCGGTCGGACGAGGCGGAGCTGCGCTCGCTGGCCACCGAGGCCGCCGCCGGCCTCATCTCCGAGGACCCCGCCTACTCCCGGCTCGCCGCCCGTCTGCTGACCCGGACCATCGCGGACGAGGCCGCCGGCCAGGGTGCCACCTCGTTCTCCGCGTCCGTCGCCGTGGGCCACCGCGAGGGCCTGATCGCGGACCGCACCGCCGCGTTCGTGACGCTGCACGCGGCCGCCCTGGACGCGCTGGTGGAACGGTCCCTCGCGGACGGCGCCGACGACCGTTTCGGCTACTTCGGACTGCGCACCCTGCACAGCCGCTACCTGCTGCGCCACCCGCTCACCCGCCAGGTCGTCGAGACGCCCCAGCACTTCATGCTCCGGGTCGCCGCCGGGCTCGCCGAGGACGAATCCGAGCGCGCGCTCGACGAGGTCGCCGCGCTGTACGGGCTGATGAGCCGGCTGGACTACCTGCCCTCCTCGCCGACGCTCTTCAACTCCGGCACCCGCCACCCGCAGATGTCCTCCTGCTATCTGCTGGACTCGCCGCTGGACGAGCTGGACTCGATCTACGACCGCTACCACCAGGTGGCGCGGCTGTCGAAGCACGCGGGCGGCATCGGCCTCTCGTACTCCCGTATCCGCGCCCGGGGTTCGCTGATCCGCGGCACCAACGGGCACTCCAACGGCATCGTGCCGTTCCTGAAGACGCTGGACGCCTCCGTCGCCGCCGTGAACCAGGGCGGCCGGCGCAAGGGCGCCGCCGCCGTCTACCTGGAGACCTGGCACGCGGACATCGAGGAGTTCCTGGAGCTCCGCGACAACACGGGCGAGGACCAGCGGCGCACGCACAACCTCAACCTGGCGCACTGGATCCCGGACGAGTTCATGCGCCGGGTCGACGCGGACTCCTCCTGGTCGCTGTTCTCCCCGGCGGACGTGCCCGAGCTGACCGACCTGTGGGGCGACGCGTTCGATGCCGCGTACCGGGCGGCCGAGGCGAAGGGCCTGGCGCGCAAGACCATGCCGGCCCGCGAGCTGTACGGCCGGATGATGCGGACCCTCGCGCAGACCGGCCAGGGCTGGATGACGTTCAAGGACGCCTCCAACCGCACCGCGAACCAGACCGCCGAGCCGGGCAGGGTCGTGCACTCCTCGAACCTGTGCACGGAGATCCTGGAGGTCACCGACGACGGCGAGACGGCCGTCTGCAACCTCGGCTCGGTCAACCTCGGCGCGTTCGTCGACGGCGGCTCGATCGACTGGGAGCGCCTGGACGCCACCGTCCGCACCGCGGTGACCTTCCTCGACCGGGTCGTGGACATCAACTTCTACCCGACCGAGCAGGCCGGCCGGTCCAACGCCCGCTGGCGGCCGGTGGGCCTGGGCGCCATGGGCCTCCAGGACGTCTTCTTCCAGCTGCGGCTGCCCTTCGACTCCCCCGAGGCCCGCGCGCTCTCCACGAAGATCGCCGAGCGCATCATGCTCGCCGCCTACGAGGCCTCCTGCGACCTGGCCGAGCGGTCCGGTCCGCTGCCCGCCTGGTCGGAGACCCGGGCCGCGCGCGGGGTGCTGCACCCCGACCACTACGACACCGAAGTGAACTGGCCGGAGCGCTGGGACGCCCTGCGCGCCCGGATCGCGACGACCGGGATGCGCAACTCGCTGCTCCTGGCGATCGCCCCGACCGCGACGATCGCCTCGATCGCGGGGGTCTACGAGTGCATCGAGCCCCAGGTCTCCAACCTCTTCAAGCGCGAGACGCTGAGCGGTGAGTTCCTCCAGGTCAACGGCTACCTGGTGGACGAGCTGAAGCGGCTCGGCGTGTGGGACGCGCGGACGCGGGAGGCGCTGCGCGAGTCGAACGGCTCGGTGCAGGGCTTCGCCTGGATCCCGGCGGACGTGCGGGCGCTGTACCGCACCGCGTGGGAGATCCCGCAGCGCGGCCTGATCGACATGGCGGCGGCCCGTACGCCGTTCCTCGACCAGAGCCAGTCGCTCAACCTGTTCCTGGAGACGCCGACGATCGGCAAGCTCTCCTCGATGTACGCGTACGCCTGGAAGCAGGGGCTCAAGACGACGTACTACCTGCGCTCCCGCCCGGCGACCCGGATCGCCCGTGCCGCGTCCGGCCAGGCGTCGGCCGCCGCCCCCATCCCCGTACAGCAGGCGCAGGCTCCCGACGCGGATGCCATCGCCTGCTCCCTGGAAAACCCCGAGTCCTGCGAGGCCTGCCAGTAA
- a CDS encoding sodium:solute symporter family protein: protein MNDGVNGVALGVFIFFFLAVTVMGFLAARWRKAENEASLDEWGLGGRSFGTWVTWFLLGGDLYTAYTFVAVPAAIYAAGAAGFFAVPYTILVYPLIFTFLPRLWSVSHKHGYVTTSDFVRGRFGSKGLSLAVAVTGILATMPYIALQLVGIQAVLDVMGVGGGENTNWFVKDLPLLIAFAVLAAYTYSSGLRAPALIAFVKDGLIYLVIAVAIIYIPIKLGGFDDIFASAQDKFTKAGAGGLAPAAAGQWGYATLALGSALALFMYPHSITATLSSRSRDVIRRNTTILPLYSLMLGLLALLGFMAIAAGVKVDNGQLAIPQLFENMFPDWFAGVAFAAIGIGALVPAAIMSIAAANLFTRNIYKDFLKPDATPAQETKVSKLVSLLVKVGALAFVLTMDKTVAINFQLLGGIWILQTMPALVGGLFTRWFHRWALLAGWAVGMIYGTAAAYGVASPTQKHFGGSSKEIPGLGEIGYIGLTAFVLNVVVTVVLTFVLNAVKAPAGIDETSPGDYTADAGDPGVQEKLPPATAGAPGGH from the coding sequence ATGAACGACGGCGTGAACGGCGTCGCGCTCGGCGTCTTCATCTTCTTCTTCCTGGCCGTCACGGTCATGGGCTTCCTGGCCGCCCGCTGGCGCAAGGCCGAGAACGAGGCCAGCCTCGACGAATGGGGCCTGGGCGGGCGCTCGTTCGGCACCTGGGTCACCTGGTTCCTGCTCGGCGGCGACCTCTACACCGCGTACACCTTCGTCGCCGTCCCCGCGGCGATCTACGCGGCGGGCGCGGCCGGCTTCTTCGCGGTGCCCTACACCATCCTGGTGTACCCGCTGATCTTTACCTTCCTGCCGCGCCTGTGGTCGGTCTCGCACAAGCACGGCTACGTCACCACCTCGGACTTCGTCCGCGGGCGCTTCGGCTCGAAGGGGCTCTCGCTGGCGGTCGCCGTCACCGGCATCCTCGCCACGATGCCGTACATCGCGCTCCAGCTCGTCGGCATCCAGGCGGTGCTGGACGTGATGGGCGTCGGCGGCGGCGAGAACACCAACTGGTTCGTCAAGGACCTGCCGCTGCTCATCGCGTTCGCGGTGCTCGCCGCGTACACCTACTCCTCGGGCCTGCGGGCACCCGCGCTGATCGCGTTCGTCAAGGACGGGCTGATCTACCTGGTCATCGCCGTGGCGATCATCTACATCCCGATCAAGCTCGGCGGCTTCGACGACATCTTCGCCTCCGCCCAGGACAAGTTCACCAAGGCGGGCGCGGGCGGCCTCGCACCCGCCGCGGCCGGTCAGTGGGGGTACGCGACCCTGGCGCTCGGGTCCGCGCTGGCGCTGTTCATGTACCCGCACTCGATCACGGCGACGCTCTCCAGCCGCAGCCGTGACGTGATCCGCCGCAACACCACGATCCTGCCGCTGTACTCGCTGATGCTGGGCCTGCTCGCGCTGCTCGGCTTCATGGCGATCGCCGCCGGCGTCAAGGTGGACAACGGCCAGCTGGCCATCCCGCAGCTGTTCGAGAACATGTTCCCCGACTGGTTCGCGGGGGTGGCGTTCGCCGCCATCGGCATCGGCGCGCTGGTGCCGGCCGCGATCATGTCCATCGCCGCGGCGAACCTGTTCACGCGCAACATCTACAAGGACTTCCTGAAGCCGGACGCGACCCCCGCCCAGGAGACCAAGGTCTCCAAGCTGGTCTCGCTGCTGGTCAAGGTCGGCGCGCTCGCCTTCGTCCTCACCATGGACAAGACGGTCGCGATCAACTTCCAGCTGCTCGGCGGGATCTGGATCCTCCAGACCATGCCGGCCCTGGTCGGCGGCCTGTTCACCCGCTGGTTCCACCGCTGGGCGCTGCTCGCCGGCTGGGCGGTCGGCATGATCTACGGAACGGCCGCCGCGTACGGGGTCGCGAGCCCGACGCAGAAGCACTTCGGCGGGTCCTCCAAGGAGATCCCGGGCCTCGGCGAGATCGGCTACATCGGCCTCACCGCGTTCGTGCTGAACGTCGTGGTCACCGTGGTCCTCACCTTCGTCCTCAACGCCGTGAAGGCGCCCGCCGGGATCGACGAGACCTCCCCGGGCGACTACACCGCGGACGCGGGCGACCCGGGCGTCCAGGAGAAGCTGCCGCCCGCCACGGCGGGGGCGCCGGGCGGTCACTGA
- a CDS encoding DUF3311 domain-containing protein, whose protein sequence is MAEEPEGKPPTVTPVRVVIALCLIAPFVAMLWVSSYAKIDPTFIGIPFFYWYQMLWVLVSTVLTMIAYKLWQRDQRARKGGASA, encoded by the coding sequence ATGGCGGAAGAACCAGAAGGAAAACCACCCACCGTCACACCGGTGCGGGTGGTCATCGCCCTGTGTCTCATCGCGCCGTTCGTGGCGATGCTCTGGGTGAGTTCGTACGCGAAGATCGACCCGACCTTCATCGGTATCCCGTTCTTCTACTGGTACCAGATGCTCTGGGTGCTGGTCTCCACCGTGCTCACGATGATCGCGTACAAGCTGTGGCAGCGTGACCAGCGCGCCCGCAAGGGGGGTGCGTCGGCATGA